Below is a genomic region from Persephonella hydrogeniphila.
GAGGGCTCCTTTCCTCAAGAAAAGGAGTAAACTTTCCGAGTGTAAAGCTTGATATCCCGTCTCTTACAGAAAAAGATAAAGAGGATATAAAGTTTGGTATAGAGACAGGGATTGATATTGTAGCTCTTTCTTTCGTTAAATCAGCCGAGGATGTTGTAGAAACAAAAAATTTTATAAAAGAAAACGGAGGAGACTCTCCTGTATTTGCAAAGATAGAGAAACATGAAGCAGTTGAGGATATAAACAGAATTGTAGAAGTCTCAGACGGCATTATGGTAGCAAGGGGAGATTTAGGGGTAGAGATAGATATGGAAAAAGTTCCTGTTATACAGAAGATGGTAATATCAAAATGCAACAAATCAGGAAAACCTGTTATAACAGCTACACAGATGCTTACATCTATGCTTACCTCTCCCAGACCTACAAGGGCTGAGGTTTCGGATATAGCAAACGCTGTTTTAGATGGTACTGATGCAGTAATGCTCTCTGACGAAACAGCTGTTGGAAAGTATCCAGTGGAAGCTGTAGAGGTGATGAAAAAAACTATTATAGAAACAGAAAAGATATACCCGTTTTATAAAGAGATGCCAGTAGATGGAGATATCACAGCAGCAGTTGCTTCAGCAGGAAGCAGCCTTGCAAAAGATTTAGAAGCAAAAGCTATAGTCTCTTTTACCCGCTCAGGTAGAACCGCTATAAATGTTGCAAAATTCAGACCTCAATGTGAGATACTCGGAATAACTCATGATATAAAAACATTCAGAAGGCTGAA
It encodes:
- the pyk gene encoding pyruvate kinase is translated as MKKVKIVATIGPATANENMIKKLMTAGVDVFRLNFSHGDHTTHRKNVEMIRKVSEETGREVAILQDLSGPKIRIGDVKEPFYLHYEDKIWIVKDEVLGDKEKISINHPEILDKLREGDRIYISDGMIRLRVIEKTDKGVLCEVIVGGLLSSRKGVNFPSVKLDIPSLTEKDKEDIKFGIETGIDIVALSFVKSAEDVVETKNFIKENGGDSPVFAKIEKHEAVEDINRIVEVSDGIMVARGDLGVEIDMEKVPVIQKMVISKCNKSGKPVITATQMLTSMLTSPRPTRAEVSDIANAVLDGTDAVMLSDETAVGKYPVEAVEVMKKTIIETEKIYPFYKEMPVDGDITAAVASAGSSLAKDLEAKAIVSFTRSGRTAINVAKFRPQCEILGITHDIKTFRRLNIVWGVKPYMIIQENLNTDEMLEKFVNEAYKKDFSIKDITVALLGFVGGISGSTSIVRVLREEEIKQFLRKILC